In a genomic window of Gossypium arboreum isolate Shixiya-1 chromosome 7, ASM2569848v2, whole genome shotgun sequence:
- the LOC108472180 gene encoding leucine-rich repeat receptor-like protein kinase TDR, whose protein sequence is MILHFLLLFLTFFFYLLIPSSPFVLSASAPPPLPLPLPLLSLLSLKSSLNDPFSTFKDWDPSPAFSNSGSHDQPVWCSWSGVKCNPITAQVTSLDLSFRNLSGIIPPEIRFLTSLVDLNLSRNYFDGPLQPAVFELTQLRTLDISHNSFNATFPPGVSKLKFLKFFNGYSNDFIGPLPLEFIHLQFLEQLNLGGSYFEGVIPVGYGNFKRLKFLDLAGNALEGTLPPQLGFLTQLEHIEIGYNGFTGKIPVELALLSNLKYLDISNCSLSGLLPEELGNLTKLEVLYFFKNNFVGEIPMSYTKLKALKVLDLSNNLLSGTIPEELASLTELTWLSLIGNNFSGTIPQSIGELPNLNTLLLWDNNFSGILPQKLGSNGKLLTLDVSSNSLTGPLPPNLCHGNKLFKLILFNNMFTNELPRSLVSCTSLSRFRIQNNLLNGTIPYGFGLLRNLTFVDASKNKFTGEIPGDLGYAPMLQYLNISENDFNNELPSNIWSAPRLQIFSASSSKLTGKIPDFVDCNNVYKIELQGNFLNGSIPGDIDRCQKLLSLNLSSNLLTGIIPRELSMLPSINAVDLSHNLLTGTIPSSFENCSTLENFDVSYNLLSGPIPSSGPTFPNLHPSSFFGNDGLCGRIVAKPCPEALATGDMEAGNNNQQHPPKKAAGAIVWIVAAAFGVGLFVLVAGTRCFHASYGRRFNDDREIGPWKLTAFHRLNFTSDDVLECLSMTDKIIGMGSTGTVYKAEMPSGETIAVKKLWGKNKETARRRRGVLAEVEVLGNVRHRNIVRLLGCCSNRECTMLLYEYMPNGNLDDLLHGKNKGDNLVADWVTRYKIALGVAQGICYLHHDCDPVIVHRDLKPSNILLDGEMEARVADFGVAKLIQSDESMSVIAGSYGYIAPEYAYTLQVDEKSDIYSFGVVLMEIISGKRSVESEFGDGHSIVDWVRSKIKNKDRIVDVLDKNVGATCASVREEMMQMLRIALLCTNCNPVERPSMRDVVLMLQGAKPKRKLPADGGGGGVNGSNVVVVGIDDSIAQKAKLEC, encoded by the exons ATGAtccttcattttcttcttctcttcctCACATTCTTCTTTTATCTACTAATTCCATCTTCTCCTTTTGTCCTCTCTGCTTCTGCACCACCTCCTCTgcctctccctctccctctcctcTCCCTTCTCTCCTTGAAATCCTCCCTTAATGACCCTTTCTCCACTTTCAAAGATTGGGACCCTTCCCCTGCCTTTTCCAACTCTGGTTCCCATGATCAACCGGTTTGGTGTTCATGGTCAGGTGTCAAATGCAACCCCATTACTGCTCAAGTCACGTCTCTTGATCTCTCTTTTCGCAACCTCTCTGGGATTATCCCACCCGAGATCAGGTTTTTGACTAGCCTGGTCGACCTCAATTTGAGCAGAAATTATTTCGATGGGCCGCTACAACCTGCCGTTTTTGAGCTCACTCAACTGAGGACTCTTGACATAAGCCACAACTCCTTCAATGCAACATTTCCACCTGGGGTTTCCAAGCttaagtttttgaaattttttaatggATACAGCAACGATTTCATTGGCCCATTGCCGCTCGAGTTCATACACTTACAGTTCTTGGAACAGCTCAATCTTGGGGGAAGCTACTTTGAAGGGGTGATACCAGTTGGCTATGGAAACTTTAAAAGATTAAAGTTCCTTGACTTGGCAGGAAATGCATTGGAAGGTACTTTACCACCACAACTAGGATTCTTGACCCAGCTTGAACACATCGAGATTGGCTACAATGGGTTTACAGGCAAAATACCAGTGGAACTTGCACTGCTATCAAATCTCAAGTACTTGGACATCTCGAATTGTTCACTTTCAGGTCTACTTCCTGAAGAACTTGGCAATTTAACCAAGTtagaagttttatattttttcaaaaacAACTTTGTAGGTGAAATTCCAATGAGTTACACAAAGTTGAAAGCTTTGAAGGTTCTTGATTTATCTAATAACTTACTCAGTGGTACAATCCCAGAAGAGTTAGCTTCTTTAACTGAGCTAACATGGTTGAGCTTAATTGGCAACAATTTTTCTGGTACTATTCCGCAAAGCATCGGTGAGTTGCCAAATCTCAACACTTTACTTCTATGGGACAACAATTTCAGCGGCATTCTCCCACAGAAACTGGGTTCAAATGGGAAGCTACTGACTCTCGATGTATCATCAAATTCTCTAACTGGGCCACTCCCTCCAAATCTTTGCCATGGAAATAAGCTTTTCAAACTCATCCTTTTCAACAACATGTTCACAAATGAGCTGCCAAGAAGCCTAGTGAGCTGCACATCGCTTTCTAGATTCCGAATCCAAAACAATCTCCTCAATGGTACCATCCCATACGGCTTCGGGCTCTTAAGGAACTTAACATTTGTGGATGCGAGTAAGAACAAGTTTACAGGTGAGATTCCTGGGGATCTTGGCTATGCACCAATGTTGCAGTACCTTAACATCTCGGAGAACGATTTCAACAACGAACTGCCAAGCAACATATGGAGTGCACCGCGCTTGCAAATTTTTTCAGCAAGTTCATCTAAGCTCACAGGCAAAATACCAGATTTTGTTGACTGTAATAACGTGTACAAGATCGAACTCCAAGGTAATTTTCTAAACGGAAGCATCCCTGGGGATATTGATCGTTGTCAAAAGCTCTTGTCTTTGAATTTAAGCAGCAATTTGCTTACGGGTATAATCCCAAGGGAACTATCGATGCTTCCTTCGATAAATGCGGTTGATCTTTCACATAATTTGCTCACCGGAACTATCCCTTCAAGCTTCGAAAACTGTAGCACTTTGGAAAATTTCGACGTTTCTTACAATTTGCTATCTGGTCCAATCCCATCGTCCGGTCCAACATTTCCCAATTTACACCCTTCCTCATTTTTCGGTAACGACGGACTTTGCGGCAGAATTGTAGCTAAACCGTGCCCGGAGGCGTTGGCTACAGGTGATATGGAAGCTGGTAATAACAACCAACAACATCCGCCTAAGAAAGCAGCGGGAGCTATAGTTTGGATTGTGGCAGCTGCTTTTGGTGTCGGCTTGTTCGTTCTCGTGGCTGGGACCCGTTGTTTCCACGCCAGTTACGGCCGTAGATTCAATGATGATCGTGAGATCGGACCGTGGAAACTAACCGCCTTCCATCGGCTGAATTTCACGTCGGACGATGTGCTGGAGTGCTTGTCGATGACCGATAAGATCATAGGGATGGGGTCTACGGGAACGGTATACAAAGCCGAGATGCCGAGTGGCGAGACCATAGCGGTGAAGAAGCTGTGGGGTAAGAATAAAGAGACGGCGAGACGACGGAGAGGGGTATTGGCTGAGGTGGAGGTGTTGGGAAACGTCCGGCACCGTAACATAGTGAGATTATTAGGGTGTTGCAGCAACAGGGAGTGCACCATGTTGCTGTACGAGTACATGCCCAACGGGAACCTCGATGACCTATTGCATGGCAAAAACAAAGGGGACAATTTGGTGGCTGATTGGGTGACTAGGTACAAAATCGCTCTCGGGGTGGCTCAAGGCATTTGCTATCTCCACCACGACTGCGATCCGGTGATCGTCCACCGTGATCTGAAGCCGAGTAATATTTTATTGGACGGTGAGATGGAGGCTAGAGTGGCGGATTTTGGGGTGGCTAAGTTGATCCAAAGTGACGAGTCCATGTCGGTCATTGCTGGCTCCTATGGCTACATTGCGCCAG AATATGCTTATACTCTACAAGTTGACGAAAAGAGTGATATATATAGCTTTGGGGTAGTGTTGATGGAGATTATAAGTGGGAAAAGATCGGTGGAGTCGGAATTTGGTGATGGGCACAGCATCGTGGATTGGGTTAGGTCTAAAATCAAGAATAAAGACAGGATTGTTGACGTTTTGGATAAAAATGTTGGGGCAACATGTGCATCCGTGAGGGAAGAAATGATGCAAATGCTTAGAATTGCGTTGTTATGCACCAATTGTAACCCGGTGGAGCGGCCGTCGATGAGGGACGTCGTGTTGATGCTACAAGGAGCTAAGCCCAAGCGGAAACTACCTGCGGATGGTGGCGGTGGTGGTGTCAATGGGAGCAATGTGGTTGTTGTTGGCATTGATGATTCTATAGCACAAAAGGCTAAACTAGAatgttaa
- the LOC108476211 gene encoding QWRF motif-containing protein 7 — protein sequence METSLTTRRHQSEARSVSPHLLRSRSGTSALNRAPPVMNSIQSSAHRSKSTTRSSRTLRNGENINPTTTNMQKKPNHQEGRDGVVRFMQQRGSGVAIKGSKSVTSSPSAWALSPGRSSPLMVGMEPQGSCGSTTEVKAKYSKGVSGFLKYFRQKKVSPIREEEYHQFRVFYNRMLQWRFVNARAEVAMNAVNTDAQDKLFGVWLRILKIRNSTLEKRIQLEKLIHEIKLHQIVGPQLCLLNEWAKLEAKNYEAVSRVIRKLSAVLVRVPLKQDAKVDVESLNEAISAAIAAMDGIEATIINIFSQVAGGENAVYGY from the exons ATGGAAACGTCATTGACGACGCGCCGCCATCAGTCGGAGGCAAGGTCCGTATCTCCACACCTACTGCGGAGTCGAAGTGGAACCTCAGCCCTAAACAGGGCACCGCCGGTGATGAACTCGATCCAAAGCTCGGCTCACAGGTCAAAGTCAACGACAAGGTCATCAAGAACCCTAAGAAATGGAGAGAACATTAACCCTACCACCACCAACATGCAAAAGAAGCCTAACCATCAAGAGGGTAGAGATGGGGTGGTTAGGTTCATGCAGCAGCGTGGCAGTGGCGTTGCAATTAAGGGATCAAAATCAGTGACGAGTTCTCCATCAGCATGGGCATTGTCTCCGGGTAGGTCTTCGCCGTTGATGGTAGGAATGGAGCCACAAGGATCTTGTGGGTCGACGACTGAGGTAAAGGCTAAGTACTCCAAAGGAGTAAGTGGGTTTTTAAAGTATTTCAGGCAAAAGAAGGTGTCGCCTATTCGAGAAGAAGAGTATCATCAGTTTCGAGTTTTTTATAATAGGATGTTGCAGTGGAGGTTTGTGAATGCTAGAGCTGAAGTTGCCATGAACGCTGTGAATACAGATGCACAG GATAAATTGTTTGGTGTGTGGCTAAGAATCCTAAAGATAAGAAACTCTACTTTAGAAAAGAGAATTCAACTTGAGAAGCTGATACATGAGATCAAACTACATCAAATTGTAGGTCCACAGTTATGTCTACTAAATGAGTGGGCGAAATTGGAGGCCAAAAATTACGAAGCTGTTAGCCGGGTGATTCGTAAACTCTCAGCAGTCCTAGTTAGAGTCCCTCTTAAACAAGATGCCAAG GTAGATGTGGAGTCTCTCAATGAAGCTATAAGTGCAGCCATTGCAGCCATGGATGGCATAGAAGCCACTATTATAAACATCTTCTCACAGGTTG CCGGTGGAGAAAATGCTGTATATGGTTACTGA
- the LOC108476203 gene encoding zinc finger protein ZAT9-like, translated as MDQYPKVCRTCDRRFSNGKALGAHMRFHFPNFSLPPSSSSSNPPLSSLTSTKHELSTDSTESSENPSGKRSKHLPKFSSDMAMNDSPSDSVSSPFSMEDAALCLLMLSRNDRTDNPKLTQGYEISDHGVGFDYEKDEEDGEFFTEAKAHPKCYKCETCNRTFRSHQALGGHIASHNFKNKKIAQEEAENGGDATDHKIHQQRIFECEFCDRVFQSGQALGGHKKIHFGYSPSVTHNRISIKFKPTVQPFDLNLPPSEQDDDEVSLAQNTVRQPSIYDKAI; from the coding sequence ATGGACCAATATCCCAAAGTATGTAGGACCTGTGACCGAAGATTCTCCAATGGCAAAGCCTTGGGTGCTCACATGAGATTTCACTTTCCTAATTTCTCCTTACCACCTTCTTCCTCTTCTTCCAACCCTCCTCTCTCTTCATTGACTTCCACCAAACATGAACTTTCTACTGACTCCACCGAGTCTTCTGAGAACCCATCTGGGAAAAGATCTAAACATCTTCCCAAGTTCTCCTCCGACATGGCGATGAACGACTCACCATCTGACTCGGTGAGCTCACCTTTCTCTATGGAAGATGCTGCCCTGTGTCTTCTAATGCTTTCAAGGAATGACCGGACTGACAATCCAAAACTGACCCAAGGTTACGAAATATCTGATCATGGTGTGGGTTTTGATTACGAGAAGGATGAAGAAGACGGTGAGTTCTTTACTGAGGCCAAGGCTCACCCAAAGTGCTACAAGTGTGAGACATGCAATAGAACTTTCAGATCTCACCAGGCTTTGGGTGGGCATATAGCTAGTCACAATTTCAAAAACAAGAAGATTGCCCAAGAAGAAGCTGAAAATGGTGGTGACGCTACTGATCATAAGATCCATCAACAAAGAATCTTTGAATGCGAGTTCTGTGATAGGGTGTTTCAATCGGGTCAAGCACTGGGTGGCCATAAGAAAATTCATTTTGGTTACTCACCATCGGTTACTCATAATAGGATTTCCATTAAGTTTAAGCCTACCGTTCAACCATTCGATCTTAATTTACCACCTTCAGAACAAGATGACGATGAAGTTAGCCTAGCTCAGAATACAGTGCGTCAGCCCTCCATCTATGACAAAGCTATATGA
- the LOC108476198 gene encoding zinc finger protein ZAT9-like, which produces HTPLLLCCFISLTAMDQNSRLCTICLRRFSNGKALGAHMKSHFGRFSSPSSTSSSNPPLASSKHELSSESTGSAKYPAGKRSKTLRKFSSNMAMTGSPSDSVSSPLSVEDAALCLLMLSRDQRSNNPKLTQGYEISDDGVGSDNEKDEEDDEFFGAAKVHPKRYKCGTCNRTFRSHQALGGHRASHKLKSKKISQEEEEDDDENGGDTTDHKIHQQRTYL; this is translated from the coding sequence CACACTCCTTTGTTATTGTGTTGTTTCATCTCGCTTACGGCCATGGACCAAAATTCCAGACTATGTACGATCTGTCTCCGAAGATTCTCCAACGGCAAAGCCTTGGGTGCTCACATGAAATCTCACTTTGGTAGATTCTCCTCACCATCTTCTACTTCTTCTTCCAACCCACCTCTTGCTTCGTCCAAACATGAACTTTCTTCTGAGTCCACCGGGTCTGCTAAGTACCCAGCCGGGAAAAGATCTAAAACTCTTCGCAAGTTCTCCTCCAACATGGCGATGACCGGTTCACCATCTGACTCGGTGAGCTCACCTCTCTCTGTTGAAGATGCTGCCCTATGTCTTTTAATGCTTTCAAGGGATCAACGGAGTAATAATCCAAAACTAACCCAAGGTTATGAAATATCTGATGATGGTGTGGGTTCTGATAATGAGaaggatgaagaagatgatgagttCTTTGGTGCAGCCAAGGTTCACCCAAAGCGCTACAAGTGTGGGACATGCAATAGAACTTTCAGATCTCACCAGGCTTTGGGTGGGCATAGAGCTAGTCACAAACTGAAAAGCAAGAAGATTtcccaagaagaagaagaagatgatgatgaaaATGGCGGTGATACTACTGATCATAAGATTCATCAACAAAGAACCTATCTTTGA